The genomic DNA CGCGGCCGTCTGCGGTCTTGAGGTCCAGGGCGCCCAGCAGGCGAAGCTCGATCATGGAGAGACCTGCGACAGTCCGCGGAGAAAGCAACAAGCGAGACAGTGCGGTGACCCGGCGGTGACGCCGAGCGGTTAAAGTAACCCGCGGCGCCGCTCGCTTCAACGCCTGCGCGCGGTGCCCGTTGCCGAGAGTGAAGAACCCGCGCCCAGCGCCCTGGGCTGCTCAGGCGCGGCAAAGCTGGTTGCCCCCGGCGCCGCTCTCGATGACTGTCGCCCCACTCTCTGCAGGAGGCCATCATGCGCACCTCCGCTTTGCTCACTGCTCTCGCGGTGCTGCTCCTGCCCGCGTGTGACACGCCCAACCCGATGGACTCCTCCACCGACGCGGCGCCGGGCCTCGGGAACGACCTCCCCCGTTTCATGTCGGCATCGGGGGCGGACCTCCCGTTCAGCCAGCCGGTGCCGTTCGCGGCGCAGCTCGACAACCGCACGTGCCTGATCGGGATCTTCACCGGCCCGCAGAACCTGCCGCTCGTACACCGGTGGAACGTTCGCGTGGGCGGCTCGCAGGTGCAGAACGTCACCCTCAGGGTCGACGCGCACTCGGTCAATGCCAACGATCGGGGCACGCTGCGCGCGACACTGCGTGATCTCGCGGGCAACCAGATCGCCACCGCCGACGTCGCCTACACGGGGAGCCCGACGAACACCGGGGACCTGACGGCGACGCTGAGCCCGGGCGTCTATCGCCTCTCACTCGAGGCGATCCCGACCACGGAGCCGCCGCCCGCTCAATCGGGGCAGCACTACCAGCTCGGCGCCTCGGCCGGCGTCGCGCTGGGCTGGGCCGGGCCGCTCAACTACAACGAAAGTGGTGGGCCCGAGGGGCACTTCTGGGCGGTGAACGCCGGCGCGGGCGAGCCGGTGCAGGTCGTATTCTCCGTGGACGGCGCCGGCCCCGGCGTGCCCAACCAGGCCACCTCGATCACCTACGAGGTGCGCAACGCGGACAACACGGCGGGGCCGGTCGCTCCGACAACGGCTGCGATCTCGCCGACGCAGCCGGTCACCGTCGCCTTCACCAGCGCCCAGGCCAGGGCCTACCTCCTGCGGGTCGCCGCCAGCGGCGGCCACTACCGCAGCGAGAAGACGAGCGGCGGCGACCGCGGCTTTTACGGCGTCCAGTGCAACCCGCCGCCCCCGCCGCCGCCTCGGATCGTGGTCACCCGGGTCCAGATCGACATCAAGCCGGGCAGCGATCCCAACTCGATCAACCTGGGGAGCAAGGGTCTGGTGGCGGTCGCGGTCTTAACCAGACCGCTGGAGCAGGCCACGCCCGAGTTCCCGGCCTTCGACGCGACCCGGCTGGATCCGAGCCTGCTGCGGATGATGGACCTGGCCGACTTCGTCCCGGGCATCTACCCGCAGGGCGCGATCCCGGTGCGGGGCGCGGTCGAGGACGTGGACGGCGACGGCGACCTGGACCTGGTCGTCCACTTCGCCACGCAAGACCTCGATAACGAGGGCTTCCAGGGCGGCCGCTTCGACCCGAGCACCACGGCGGCCCGCCTGTTCGGCCCCGTGCCGCCGCCGCCCGGGCAGCCCGTGACCCAGGTGGTCTCCGGCGACGACGCCGTCCGCATCGTGGGCCGCTGACAGCACCGCCCAGCGCGCGAAGGCCGCGGAGTCCCGGCAAGTCTGCCGGCGCCGGTCGAGCTCCGCGGCCTCGGCGCGCCCGGCGGTGTCAAAAACCCCGCCTGGCAAGGATCAGCTCACGGGCTTCCAACCCTTCCAGCCCGGGCCTCGCACGACCCGCCCCGGCTTCGCGCCCGTGTGCTCGCCAGCACGTAGCACCTGTACGCCGTTGACCAACACATGCACCACGCCGGTCGCGTACTGGTGCGGCTGCTCGAAGGTCGCCCGATCGGCGATCGTCTCCGGGTCGAAGACCACGATGTCCGCGTAGTAGCCGGGCGCGAGACGGCCGCGGCGCCGCAGCTCGAGGTTCGTCGCCGGCAGCGAAGTGAGCCGCCGCACCGCCTCCGCCAGCGGGATCACCTTCTCCTCGCGGACGTACTTCCCCAGCAGCCGCGCAAAGCTGCCATACGCGCGCGGGTGCGGGTTGGACTTGAGGAAGACTCCCTGCGGCGCGAGCGACTCCGCATCCGAGCAGAAGCTGACCCAGGGCAGGGCAATCTGCTTCTTCACATTCTCCTCCGACATAAGGAAGTAGATCGTGCCCACCCGGCTGTCGTCCTGAACCACCAGGTCCATGGCCGTCTCCTCCGGCGACTTCCGCCGCAGCCGCGCCACCTGGGCTAGCGACCTGCCCGTCAGGTACTTGAGCGAGTCCTGCTTGAAGCCGACCAGCAGAATGCGCTCGGGCGAGCCGCTCATGAGGTACAGGCTCTCCCAGGCGTCCGTGGGCGTGGTCATTTCCCGGCGCACGCGCGCGCGAATGGCCGGATCCTGCAGCCGCCGGATCCACTCGCGCAGCCCGCCCTCCTGCACCCAGGGCGGCATGGCAGCGTCCAGCCCGGTGGCGCCCGCCGTGTAGTTGTACATGTCCGCCGTGATCTTCAGCCCGTCGGCCCGCGACGCCTCCACCTTGCGGATCACCTCGTCCATCTTCTTCCAGTTGGATTCGCCCGCCGCCTTCAGGTGGTAGATCTCCGCCGGCACGTTCGCGCGCCGCGCAATGCTCAAGAGCTCGTCCACCGCCTCGAGCAGCCGGTTGCCCTCGCTCCTCATGTGAGAGATATACATGCCGCCGTAACGGCCGGACTCCTCGGCCAGGGCCACCAGCTCCTCGGTCCCGGCGTAGAACGCGGGCGCGTAAATGAGCGAGGAGCCCACGCCCAGCGCGCCCTCTTCCATGGCCTGGCGCACCAGGGCGCGCATGCGCTCGAGCTCCTCGGGCGTGGGCGGCCGGTCCTGGTAGCCGACCTCGTGGATGCGCACGGTCGTGGCGCCCACAAAGGACGCCACGTTGCTCGAGACACCGTGCCGCTCCAGGTGCTCGAGGTACTCGCCCAGCGTCGTCCACTCGATGTCGTACTTGATGTCGCCCTGCAACTCCTGGTTCAGCCGCTTCATCTCCGCATTCCACGGCCCCATCGACTCGCCCTCGCCCATGACTTCCAGCGTCACGCCCTGGCGGATGTCGCTCTGCGAGCGCCCGTCCGCCAGCAGCGACTCGGTGGCCCAGCTCAGCATGTTGATGAAGCCGGGAGCCACGGCCAGGCCGGCGACGTCCAGTTCGCGCCGCGGCCGCGTCGGCCCCAGCTCACCTACGGCGACAATGCTGTCGCCATGAATGGCCACGTCCCCGACCACGGGCGGGCCGCCGCTCCCGTCGTAGATCGTGCCGTGGCGCAGGACCAGGTCATACTCCGGCGGGTTCGGCGCGAGCGAGCAGGCCGAGAAGAGGAGAAGAGAGATCAGGACGGGAAACGCGTGCTTGGGCATGGCGCGCTCCGGGTGCGCGGGTATACCGAAGGGCCGAAGGCCCGGGCGAATGCCAGCGCTTTGCCGCCGGATTCCGCCCCGGTCCGCCTTCGCTTGCGCACCTGCCGCCCTCTCGTCTAAGCTGAGGCACAGCAGGCGGCGTAACCTTACCACGAGTTGACGCGGGCCACGCGCTTCCGCGCGGGCAGCTTCGTCTCTTGAAGGAAAGACTTGGACGCTCGGCGCGGCCGCGCAAGAGCGTCGGGGTTCCGGCCACGCGTGGCGGGCTCGTAACGACGGGCCGTGCGCGCCCCGTCCACGAGACCAACTAGAGCAAGATGCGCAGGTTCCTGAAATGGAGCAGTGTGGTGCTGGCTTCCGTTCTCGGCCTGGTGCTGCTGGCCAGCGCAGGCGTGTACGCAGTCAGCGGCTGGCGCATGAGTCGGCGTTACGAATTCGAGGTCGAGCCCGTCGCCCCGGCGAGGGATAGCGGCGCCATCGGTCGGGGGCGGCACTTCGCCGAGGCTGTCGCCAAGTGCCTCGAGTGCCACGGCCGGGACCTGGGCGGCAAGGTGGTGGTGGACGCGCCGCCCATGGGCCGCCTGGTGGCGAGCAATCTGACGGTCGGCCGGGGCGGCATCGGCGCTGCTTACACCGACGCGGACTACGTCCGCTCCGTCCGCCACGGCCCCGACCTGACTGGCGGCGGCGGCCCGCCGCCGGGCGCACCCAACATCACGCCCGCGGGCATCGGGGAGTGGAGCGAGGCGGACTTCTTCACCGCCTTGCGGCACGGCAAGCGGCCCGATGGCAGCGCCATCAGCGCGGCCATGCCCTGGATCTGGACCTCGCAGATGACGGGCGACGAGATCCGTGCGCTCTGGCTCTATCTGAAGAACGTGCCGGCAAAGACGCGGGAGTAAGCCACCATGATCAGGACATTGCGCCCCGAGAAGCGTACCCCCCGCGTCGCGGTCCTTGCTGCATCCGCGCCCCTCTCGCTCCTGCTCCTCCTCACCGCCGCGGCATTGCCTGCACAGCAGCAGCGTGCTGTTCCCTCGATTGCCGAGTACACGAAGGGCCTGGAGCAGCGCGACGGCTACTTCCCCCTCTACTGGGACGCGGTCAGAGGACGGCTGCTGCTGGAAGTGCCCCGTACAGGCGAGGATTTCCTGTACCTGACCTCGCTGGCGACGGGGATCGGCTCGAATGATCTGGGACTGGATCGCGGCATGATCCAGGAGGACTTCATTGCGCGCTTCGAGCGGGTGGGGCCGAAGCTCCTGCTGGTGCTGCAGAACCCCTCGTTCCGTGCGGAGACGGAGCCAACGGAGGCGCTCGCCCGCTCGGTCCAGGAATCGTTCCCCACCTCCACCGTGGCCAGCTTCGACATCGTCGCCGGGGAAGGCGACCGCGCGCTGGTGGACGCGACCGCCTTCTTCCTGCGGGACGCGCTGGACCTGCCGGGGCGGCTCGAGCGAGCGGGGCAGGGGAAGTCCCGGGTGGATGCGGAGCGCAGCGTGATCCACCTGCCCCGCACCAAGGCGTTCCCGGAGAACACGGAAGTAGAGGCGTCGCTGACCCTGGCCTTGGAGGCGCCGGGCACGGAGATCCGCCGTCATACGCCGGACGCCCGCTCGCTCACGATACGACAGCACCACTCGCTGGTGAAGCTGCCCGCGCCCGGCTACCGGCCCCGGCGCTTCGACCCGCGGATCGGCGTCTTCTCCGTCAGCTTCTACGACTACGGCAAGCCTTTCGACGCGGACCTGGTCACGCGTCTGGCAGTACGCCACCGGCTGGTGAAGAAGGACCCCTCGGCTGCCATGAGCGAGCCGGTCGAGCCCATTGTCTACTACCTCGATCCTGCCGTTCCGGAGCCGTACCGCAGTGCCTTCAAGGAGGGCGGCGCCTGGTGGAGCAAGGTATTCGAAGCGGCGGGTTTCCTGACCGCGTTCCGCGTCCAGGACATGCCGCCGGACATGGACCCCATGGATGCGCGCTACCACGTGATCCAGTGGGTGCACCGCACGGAGGCGGGCTCCTCGATTGGCCCTTCGTTCCGCGACCCGCGCACGGGCGAGATCATCAAGGCTGCTGTGCGCATGGACTCCCACCGCTCGCTCGTGGACTACAACCTGTACGCGGGAGTGGTGCCGGCAGTGACGGCGGGAGCCGGGGCGGGAAGCGGAACGGGAACGGGGGCGGGCACGGCGCTGGACGTGCGGGACGAATTCCTGGCGGCGGATGGCGCGCTGGACTGGGTGGCGGCGCTGGACCCGAATACGGGTGCGGAAGCGTTTGCCATGGCCCGGCGCCGGCAGCATGCGGCGCACGAGATCGGCCACACGCTCGGTCTGGCGCACAACTTCATCGCCGCGAGCTATGGGCGCGCGTCCGTTATGGACTATCCGGCGCCGCTGATCAAGCTGGTGGACGGCCGGATCGACGTGAGCGACGCCTACCGCGCTGGTCCGGGTGCGTATGACACGATCGCGATCCGCTATGCCTACACCGAGTTCCCGGCGGAGCAGGAGGCGGCAGGGCTCGAGGCCATTGTGCAGGAGGCGATGAGCCGCGGGCTCAAGTTCATCACCAACCCGGATGCTGAGCCATCGAATTCCTACCCGCTGGCCACCTGGTGGATCAATGGGAGTGATGCGCTGGACGAGCTGGAGCGGGTGCTCGAGGTTCGACGCGTGCTCATGGATCGGTTTGACGAGAGCGCACTGCGCCCAGGCGAGCCGATGTGGCGGCTGAACGAGCGCTTCGTGCCCGTCTATCTGCACCACCGCTACACGCTGGATGCGGCCATCAAGGAGATCGGGGGGATGGAGTACCGCTACGGCGTGCGCGGCGACCGACTGCCGGTCACACAACTGGTCCCGGCGGAGCGGCAGCGCCGGGCGCTCGAGCTGCTGCTGGCCGAGCTCGACGCGGCAGAGCTGGCCGTGCCCGAGCGGGTGCTGCGCCTGCTCGCGCCGCGTCCGTTCGGCTACGCTTCAGATGCGCGTGCCTTCGCGACGCAGGCGGCGCCGGCCTTCGACCAGGTGGGCCTGGCCCGCACGCTCGCGGACATGGTAGTGGGCGGGATCCTCGAGCCGCGGCGGACCGCGCGCGTCGTCGCCTTCCACGAGCGCGACCCCGGGATGCCGTCCCTCGAGGAAGTGATGGGCCGGCTGGTGGACGGAGCCTGGGGCGGGACGCCGCCGCGCGAGCACGCCGCGCTGCGCCGCGCCGTGCAGCGCGCAGTGCTGGACGCGCTCATCGAGCTGGCAGCCGACGCCGGGGCGGCAGTCGAATCGCGTGCTGCGGCCGAGTGGGG from Gemmatimonadota bacterium includes the following:
- a CDS encoding zinc-dependent metalloprotease, producing MIRTLRPEKRTPRVAVLAASAPLSLLLLLTAAALPAQQQRAVPSIAEYTKGLEQRDGYFPLYWDAVRGRLLLEVPRTGEDFLYLTSLATGIGSNDLGLDRGMIQEDFIARFERVGPKLLLVLQNPSFRAETEPTEALARSVQESFPTSTVASFDIVAGEGDRALVDATAFFLRDALDLPGRLERAGQGKSRVDAERSVIHLPRTKAFPENTEVEASLTLALEAPGTEIRRHTPDARSLTIRQHHSLVKLPAPGYRPRRFDPRIGVFSVSFYDYGKPFDADLVTRLAVRHRLVKKDPSAAMSEPVEPIVYYLDPAVPEPYRSAFKEGGAWWSKVFEAAGFLTAFRVQDMPPDMDPMDARYHVIQWVHRTEAGSSIGPSFRDPRTGEIIKAAVRMDSHRSLVDYNLYAGVVPAVTAGAGAGSGTGTGAGTALDVRDEFLAADGALDWVAALDPNTGAEAFAMARRRQHAAHEIGHTLGLAHNFIAASYGRASVMDYPAPLIKLVDGRIDVSDAYRAGPGAYDTIAIRYAYTEFPAEQEAAGLEAIVQEAMSRGLKFITNPDAEPSNSYPLATWWINGSDALDELERVLEVRRVLMDRFDESALRPGEPMWRLNERFVPVYLHHRYTLDAAIKEIGGMEYRYGVRGDRLPVTQLVPAERQRRALELLLAELDAAELAVPERVLRLLAPRPFGYASDARAFATQAAPAFDQVGLARTLADMVVGGILEPRRTARVVAFHERDPGMPSLEEVMGRLVDGAWGGTPPREHAALRRAVQRAVLDALIELAADAGAAVESRAAAEWGLRRIAAALRSARPGSPQEAAHRQLAAADIERFLDRRYEGGRRTEPLRPPPGTPIGGRAPWQ
- a CDS encoding D-aminoacylase gives rise to the protein MPKHAFPVLISLLLFSACSLAPNPPEYDLVLRHGTIYDGSGGPPVVGDVAIHGDSIVAVGELGPTRPRRELDVAGLAVAPGFINMLSWATESLLADGRSQSDIRQGVTLEVMGEGESMGPWNAEMKRLNQELQGDIKYDIEWTTLGEYLEHLERHGVSSNVASFVGATTVRIHEVGYQDRPPTPEELERMRALVRQAMEEGALGVGSSLIYAPAFYAGTEELVALAEESGRYGGMYISHMRSEGNRLLEAVDELLSIARRANVPAEIYHLKAAGESNWKKMDEVIRKVEASRADGLKITADMYNYTAGATGLDAAMPPWVQEGGLREWIRRLQDPAIRARVRREMTTPTDAWESLYLMSGSPERILLVGFKQDSLKYLTGRSLAQVARLRRKSPEETAMDLVVQDDSRVGTIYFLMSEENVKKQIALPWVSFCSDAESLAPQGVFLKSNPHPRAYGSFARLLGKYVREEKVIPLAEAVRRLTSLPATNLELRRRGRLAPGYYADIVVFDPETIADRATFEQPHQYATGVVHVLVNGVQVLRAGEHTGAKPGRVVRGPGWKGWKPVS